The window TAGAAATTGTAGATTAATAATGTGTGTTGATCTTCTCCTATAGGTTCACTTTGCCTCCAAACTTAACATTGAAGAACTTTGAAGGTCTTGACCTTGGAAAGATGGACGAGGTAAGAATCCATCAGATCATACCAAGTAATATAGTCTGCCTCCAGACAATGATCCACTATAGTTTCCTAATACTTTCTTGAACTTGTTATGGTTATTACCTGCAGGCCAATGACTCTGGCTTGGCTTCATATGTTGCTGGTCAAATTGACCGAACCTTGAGCTGGAAGGTACAAGAATACAACAAATCATAAGATAGTATAGCAACACATGAGTAGTTGGAATCATAAACTTGATCCAGACTTAACTAACTTTCATGTACGCCAACAGGATGTGCAGTGGCTCCAGACAATCACCAGCATGCCAATTCTTGTCAAGGGTGTTCTTACAGGAGAGGATGGTGAGTTAAAATCTGACAAACAAATGTTTTCCATCATTTTAGTTTCATAAGAATATTTGACCAAATCCACTACTATTGTTCCTCATGCAGCAAGGATAGCAATTCAAGCTGGTGCAGCAGGTATCATTGTGTCAAACCATGGAGCTCGCCAGCTTGACTATGTCCCAGCCACAATCTCAGCACTTGAAGAGGTAGAGATCATTCTCAACTAAAAACATCAATTTGTGTTGTCAAGAAGTATTAATGTTATTCTTATGCGTTCAGGTTGTTAAAGCGACACAAGGACGAGTTCCTGTCTTCTTAGATGGTGGTGTTAGACGTGGCACTGATGTCTTCAAGGCACTTGCACTTGGAGCCTCAGGGATATTTGTAAGCATCATCATATTTCCATTTATCAGTTTAAGCTCTTTGAAACCATTGAAAGTACTAACAACACATTATCTTTATGCCCTCTCAAATCTCAGATTGGAAGACCAGTGGTATTCTCACTTGCTGCTGAAGGAGAAGCTGGAGTCAGAAAAGTGCTTCAAATGCTACGTGATGAGTTTGAGCTAACCATGGCGTTAAGTGGGTGCAGGTCTCTCACTGAGATCACACGTAACCACATTGTCACTGAGTGGGAAACTCCACGCCATTTGCCCAGGTTATAGAGAGGCAACACAAAGAAACAGAGAACAGCAACAGCACAGACCTAAACCTAATGAGATTCTTATTATATTGGTGACTTGTCTTCTACGTTACCATTTATCTCAAGAACTTGTTTTCTTGCTGTATTGAAATCACATAAACAATGACTGGATGGCTAGTTCTATACCTTCAGTCCATTCTTCATCCTTGTAGCAATGCTACTTGGAGATTCTATGTAATGCTATTTggctactttttttttttttttgtgtgcaaaTTTGGCTACTTCTTCTTTGTAGTATTTTCTATGTAATGCTATTTGGATTTTTAGAACGTTTCTATTGGTATGGTAATATTTCAATGAAATTccccaaaaatatattataaattatctcttgtttagatattttaaaaggaaaagaaaacaattattGGCTTACAAATTATTAGGAACACACAAGCTGCTAGTGAATTTGACAACACACAATCTATCTGATCTCCTTATCCATTCTTCACCTTTAGAATCTCATCCATATAAGTTTGTATTGCCAACAATTTTTATACGATTACAAAAGTAATAATTCAAAAGCTAATTAATCCACATCACAAAAGCATATTtaactctctctttttttgacAACTATTTAACTTTTAGCCAATTTCTTTTAgctaatatttaaaagttgagataaatataaaattatataagctttCTTCGCCGGTCACAACCTTCATCGAAAAATGGAGATCACAAACGTTACCGAGTATGAAGCGATTGCAAAGGAGAAGTTGCCTAAGATGGTATACGACTACTATGCCTCTGGAGCAGAGGATCAATGGACTCTTCAAGAGAACAGAAACGCTTTTGCAAGAATCCTGtgagttttacttttttttttttaagacaaGACAACAGCTTCTGTTACTGGTTTTGCAAGAGATGTGGGTTTCATATTAATTACCTTGTGCTGTTTTAACAGCTTCCGGCCTCGGATTCTGATTGATGTGAGCAAGATTGATATGACAACTACAGTCTTGGGTTTCAAAATTTCGATGCCCATCATGGTTGCTCCTACTGCCATGCAAAAGATGGCTCACCCAGAAGGTACGTAGAGACTGAGAACTAGTTCAAAGACTAAGACTTAGCTCTAATGACTGATGAAAACTAATATACAGGGGAATATGCTACGGCTAGGGCTGCTTCTGCTGCTGGAACCATCATGGTATGTTAACCACATCATTACAAAAGATTCTTATATTTTAAACCGTGTTTAGAGTTTATTTAGGCCGGCTCTTAGATTTTGGAGACTATAGACGGTTTCTTATAAAggtttcaataaaaaaaaaatttaaacaaatttgGAGGCCCATTGTTCCATGATGTTTTCAGACACTATCGTCATGGGCTACTTCCAGTGTTGAAGAAGTGGCTTCCACAGGGCCCGGGATTCGATTTTTCCAGCTTTATGTAAGTAATCTCAGTCGCTTGTGTTACATCCTGATGAACCTGGTCTGCACTATATAGTTACCACTTCATGATTGTTCTGAGTAGGTGTACAAGAACAGGAATGTGGTTGAGCAGCTGGTGAGACGAGCCGAGAGGGCTGGATTCAAAGCCATTGCTCTCACTGTGGACACCCCAAGGCTAGGTCGTAGAGAGTCTGATATCAAGAACAGGTAAAGGCACGCCAAGTGGAAAGATTACAATCCGAACATGCAAATATATAGCTAAAAAGTTCAAACCTCTATGCGTACTTATACTACAGATTCACTTTGCCCCCAAACTTGACATTGAAGAACTTTGAAGGTCTTGATCTTGGAAAGATGGACGAGGTAAGCATCCATCAGATACTATAATGATTGTCATAAGACAAGTCTTAAAGCAGAGCTGTGATGTTTCCGTTTCTTGAGCTTTCTGTTTCCACCTGCAGGCCAATGACTCTGGCTTGGCTTCATATGTTGCTGGTCAGATTGACCGTACCTTAAGCTGGAAGGTAAGAGAGTACAATAGTctagaaaataaatatcaaaccGATTAGTTCGAACAGAAACTTGATTTAGGACAACTCTAACTTTCATTTATATAAACAGGATGTCCAGTGGCTCCAGACAATCACTAAAATGCCAATTCTTGTCAAGGGTGTTCTTACAGGAGAGGATGGTGAGTTAAAATCTGACAAGCAAATGCTTTCCatcacattagtttcattagaATACTTGACCAGATACAACTATTATTGTCCCTCCTGCAGCAAGGATAGCGGTTCAAGCAGGTGCAGCAGGGATCATTGTGTCAAACCATGGAGCTCGTCAGCTTGACTATGTCCCAGCCACAATCTCAGCCCTTGAAGAGGTAAAGATCACTCACCACTGTAAAGGTCAAATGGTGTTATCGTTCAGCAGTTTCAGCATTGTTCTCGTATGTTCAGGTTGTCAAAGCGACACAAGGACGAATCCCTGTCTTCTTAGATGGTGGTGTTCGACGTGGAACTGATGTCTTCAAGGCACTTGCACTTGGAGCCTCAGGGATATTTGTAAGCATCATACTTTTTCCATTCACCAGATAAAGCTGCTTGAAACCATTGATAGTACTAATAACATGCCCCCTCAATCTCAGATTGGAAGACCAGTGGTATTCTCACTGGCTGCTGAAGGAGAGGATGGAGTCAGAAAGGTGCTTCAAATGCTACGCGATGAGTTTGAGCTGACAATGGCACTAAGTGGCTGCAGGACTCTCAGTGAAATCACCCGTAACCACATTACCACCGAATGGGACACCCCACGCCCTCTGGCCAGGTTATAGAGAGACCAAAACAACCAGAGAGCAGCAATAACACAGAACATGTAATGAATAAAGTTTCTCATATTATGAAGTCGTCACTTGGCTTTCTACTTTTAAAGACTTGTTTCTCCCTATGTCCAATCACAAACCATCCCAAGAGATTCTGTAATATTATTTTGCTTCTTCTACCTATAGTCTATTCTTCTTGCTTAAACAACAGAGACAAGTATCTGTCATCACCTCCTATGCGTAGTAGATTGAACGCAACTGAAACAAATATGCTAAGGGAGAATTAACATTGAGCATTTGTAAGTGAATTCgagatcagaaccaaacccgaaccaaagGTATCCCATCTGTAAGTACACGAATAGATCTAATAGGACAGTATTTCATGTTATGCATATTATCCAAACTTAAACGGGTACCCTACCTTAATTTCATGTTAATTTTGAGGTGATATCTAAAAGTCCTTGAAGTATTATTAACAAAACTTAAATTGAGTTTGGATTCAAAATGGGATCTTATGTAGAGTTATATAAGATCTATCCGAACAAGCAACATATAGTAATATACCGGAACCCGTATAGGAAGGAGAATTACATTGAGCAATTTAACAAAGTGacatgtacaaaaaaaaaaaaaaagtgacatGTACAATAGAAGAAAGCTAAGCAGTTCATTGCCATGTACAAGCAGCAGATACGTCATACATAAACATGCATAAGTCGCACCAAACCAAGTGACTAGTCCATCATCCAAGCTGTGCTTACCTATCATCAATGAATTTAACAAGGTGAATAACAATGGAGAGTTGCCATGGTCAGATGTTGTAGATCTCAATATGGCGGCGGATTGATTTTGGcgtcctttctcttcttcacTAATTGTTCTCTTCATCTTATCAGGTCATACGAAGCATCGTTTTCATGTCATTAAAGAGATGAGGAGAAAGCGTTCTTCTTCTTAAGCAGTCAGTGCCCTATGAGACTGGGTTCGTGGGCTACGTTGACGGTCACGTGGTCGTGTCCTTCTCGGCCCTCGAACCTCTAATACGTCCAGAGGCTTTACGCGTGGCTGATTGCTACATTTTATCTCTTTCGAGAATATCACGATGATGACTGATTTAAATGAGTTAAATCCCAaaagaaatatatgaaaaatataggTCTGCTTTATCCATTTTGTGGCTTTCAGTCGCGTGCTTTGTGTTCATATCATCTTAAGCGGTCCATGGTAGTTTGCCTCCAGAAAGATCCTTTGTCACGATATTGCAAATTAtggaaattaataataatatctaaACTTCTAAAGTATAATAACATGCGAACTATATTTAAAACTTCGTGGATAGACTAAACTATGACACCGTTTAGTCTAATCAGAAGACAAGGATAATTTATAGCAACAAGCAATACAAAGGATAAGGGTAATCAGCGTATATATGTGTGATATTCACGTGAGCATTCAAAGATTATATGACGGATATGTGTAAGAGCGTGATAGTAATATAATTttgcataaatatttatttttcaattgtaCTATACTCCGTCGAAAAAGAAGAATATTGTACTATAGTAtactaatattattaaataacatcataaatatattaagaaaataattgatTGGCCTATCTTAACGCTGAAAGGTCGACCTCCACACAACACAAAATCCCCCCAGCTGTTTAGTGCTGTTGGTTTCTTTCTGGGGATAAAATTGATTGGCCTATCTCTGTACTCTGTAGctataaaattgtatatatacagcatcaaatattcaaatgactCAGATTAGTTTATAAAGTAAATCCAAACAAAATCTGCATCTATATTATTCGATCGATGACACTAATATATAGTAGTTACTAGTTAGTTAGGactgtgtgtgtatatataatatatactgcAACTAAGGAGCAggggggtcagctgacccctatcatttttaaaaaaaattagtttaatataAGCATAAAACTATAGTATTTATTGATTATTTGGTTCATTTTCAAAGTTTGACCCTTTTGTTTGCTGTGAATAATTTCATACTATAATTTTGACCCCATTGAGTTAAAGTCTAGGAAGTGCAGGTGATGTGGCGTGCGTTATTGGCGTTTATCTGTTATATAATATACTAGGCACGATTTTAGTGGTAATACATCATCTTGTTCGTCACACTCTCAATTTTcacattttaaaaagaaaactatgaatttgaaaaaaaacatatgtttgTTGCAATGATATACTAGACGAATCCAGAAGAATTATGTGTTGGGTGCATTATTggtcataaaaataaatttgtatgCAAGGAGGTTCAAACTCGGGATATTATGGGGGCACATGCTGATTTTTACCATTTGATCtaatgaaacttttttttctttaatactTTTACCTGTAAAATTTCTAATATCAATAAATGTGTGGGTGCACGTGCCACCACACCTCTCAATTGATAATCGATTCAAAATGAGAGAATGATATAGCAGTTTTGCTACTTTTTCATTTCTGATTTCACTCATAAAAGTGCATATTCGTAAGTTGTGTTCGATCATTCCCCTATTATATCAGTTTTATgacagtatatatttttatcttagcaaaaaaaaggtatatatttatatattttccatcATCAGAAATGTTTCTACATCTGATACTTTTCGAGCTAActtattttataattcaaatattCGCGTAATACAATATCAACTTTTTAGGTTGGGCCATCGTTATGGGACCT of the Brassica rapa cultivar Chiifu-401-42 chromosome A03, CAAS_Brap_v3.01, whole genome shotgun sequence genome contains:
- the LOC103859574 gene encoding (S)-2-hydroxy-acid oxidase GLO2 isoform X1, coding for MEITNVTEYEAIAKEKLPKMVYDYYASGAEDQWTLKENRNAFARILFRPRILIDVSKIDMTTTVLGFKISMPIMVAPTAMQKMAHPEGEYATARAASAAGTIMTLSSWATSSVEEVASTGPGIRFFQLYVYKNRKVVEQLVRRAEKAGFKAIALTVDTPRLGRRESDIKNRFTLPPNLTLKNFEGLDLGKMDEANDSGLASYVAGQIDRTLSWKDVQWLQTITSMPILVKGVLTGEDARIAIQAGAAGIIVSNHGARQLDYVPATISALEEVVKATQGRVPVFLDGGVRRGTDVFKALALGASGIFIGRPVVFSLAAEGEAGVRKVLQMLRDEFELTMALSGCRSLTEITRNHIVTEWETPRHLPRL
- the LOC103859574 gene encoding (S)-2-hydroxy-acid oxidase GLO2 isoform X2 codes for the protein MKRSQRRSCLRWYTTTMRLVQKTNGLLKKTETLLQGSCDFRPRILIDVSKIDMTTTVLGFKISMPIMVAPTAMQKMAHPEGEYATARAASAAGTIMTLSSWATSSVEEVASTGPGIRFFQLYVYKNRKVVEQLVRRAEKAGFKAIALTVDTPRLGRRESDIKNRFTLPPNLTLKNFEGLDLGKMDEANDSGLASYVAGQIDRTLSWKDVQWLQTITSMPILVKGVLTGEDARIAIQAGAAGIIVSNHGARQLDYVPATISALEEVVKATQGRVPVFLDGGVRRGTDVFKALALGASGIFIGRPVVFSLAAEGEAGVRKVLQMLRDEFELTMALSGCRSLTEITRNHIVTEWETPRHLPRL
- the LOC103859575 gene encoding (S)-2-hydroxy-acid oxidase GLO1 isoform X1, whose product is MEITNVTEYEAIAKEKLPKMVYDYYASGAEDQWTLQENRNAFARILFRPRILIDVSKIDMTTTVLGFKISMPIMVAPTAMQKMAHPEGEYATARAASAAGTIMTLSSWATSSVEEVASTGPGIRFFQLYVYKNRNVVEQLVRRAERAGFKAIALTVDTPRLGRRESDIKNRFTLPPNLTLKNFEGLDLGKMDEANDSGLASYVAGQIDRTLSWKDVQWLQTITKMPILVKGVLTGEDARIAVQAGAAGIIVSNHGARQLDYVPATISALEEVVKATQGRIPVFLDGGVRRGTDVFKALALGASGIFIGRPVVFSLAAEGEDGVRKVLQMLRDEFELTMALSGCRTLSEITRNHITTEWDTPRPLARL
- the LOC103859575 gene encoding (S)-2-hydroxy-acid oxidase GLO1 isoform X2, which translates into the protein MKRLQRRSCLRWYTTTMPLEQRINGLFKRTETLLQESCDFRPRILIDVSKIDMTTTVLGFKISMPIMVAPTAMQKMAHPEGEYATARAASAAGTIMTLSSWATSSVEEVASTGPGIRFFQLYVYKNRNVVEQLVRRAERAGFKAIALTVDTPRLGRRESDIKNRFTLPPNLTLKNFEGLDLGKMDEANDSGLASYVAGQIDRTLSWKDVQWLQTITKMPILVKGVLTGEDARIAVQAGAAGIIVSNHGARQLDYVPATISALEEVVKATQGRIPVFLDGGVRRGTDVFKALALGASGIFIGRPVVFSLAAEGEDGVRKVLQMLRDEFELTMALSGCRTLSEITRNHITTEWDTPRPLARL